ACAGCGAGTGAATGGTCTTTTGCGCGCCATTGTCCAGGTCTTTGTACGTAATGGTGGCGTTGAATTCCTTGTGTTTGCAATGCTCGGACCAGGTTTGGGCAATGACTTCAATTTCACAATCCGTAGGCAGCTGCGATATGCCGTGTTTTTCGCGCGCCGCCTGCACCAGTTGATTCTGGTAATAGGCCTGAATGGCCTGCATTTCGTGTAAATCCAGCGCCAGCAAGCGTTCTCTGGAAATCTTTTGCAGCTCTTCATCGGAGACAAAGATGTCGATCGTCTGCACCTGCGGCTGGCTTTCCAGATGCACTTCGGGAATGTAGGTCACCTGGCCGCTAAATTTCCCGTATTCAAAACGATTCACCAGCGGATTGCCCAGTAATTCTTCGGCAATGGTTTTTAATCGTTCATCGTTTAACGGATTTTCAAAATAGTAAATTTCGTGCGTAAATATGACATGCGCGCCGTAATCGAAAGGGATGTTTAAAAAATCGCACATCGCCTTTTGGGCCGAAACGCCTTCGTCGTCGGTAACGCCCGGCAATTTAGAAATTAGAATGTAAGCAGGAAAACGTTCGGAAGTAAACAGGCGGTCGATGTAAAGATCATGAATAATGCAGTCGCAAAGAGAATTTCTGGCAAAGGCCAGCAGGATATCGTCAGGCATGGGGTGCACAATAGAATAGATTTTTCCGGTCTTTACTTTGCCCGTGTCGATGTGCAAAAACTTCTTGGCGTCGCTTTGCACATGCAGACCGGCGACATCTCTCATGGAATCTTTAAGCACGATCTGAACATGTTTTGCCGTTTGCATGAGTAGCCCTTAACATTAATTTTTTATTAAAACTGTTTATTTAAAAAATTTCCCATTGCACGCATTTTAATGATTATCTTTACTCCTGCCGCTTCCACGGCTTCCGGGAAAAAACAGTGCATTGGGCGCGTTTATGAATCTTTTTCTTTTAAATGATAAATCAACGTCTGCGGCTCCATTCCCCGGCTTTTCAGTTCAATGGCGGATTCTTTCTGCACCGTTCCGGCAATTTGCGCCTGATATTGTTGTTTTGCGGCAAATTGAACCACGGCCTCGGCCTGCTCGGCTTTTACCACCAGCAACATGCCGTTGCCCATATTCCACAAACGGTAGGCCTGCGCTTCGCTAACCTGTCCCAGTTCTTGAACCTTGCGCATAAAATGCGGCGGTTCAAAAAGACGGTCTAACACGGCGCCAAAGCCGTTGATTTTAAGGACGCGCTGCAGATTATCGCCGATTCCTCCGCCGGTAATGTGAGCGATGCCGTGGATTTCAAAATCCGCCTTGATTAAATCCACAATCAGCGGTGTGTAAATGCGCGAAGGAGTCAGCAGCGCCTGTCCCCAGGTTTTACCCTCTCCGTAAGCCGCCTGGTGCCAGGCATCGCCGAACTGCTCGTTCATTATGCGCCGCAACAGAGAAAAACCATTGGAACGGAAGCCCTGACTCTTAAGAGCGATAATCCGATCGCCGACCTGCACTTTGCTCCCGTCGATCACCTCCCGACCAGTGGGTAAAATAGCCAGGCCGGTAGCCGCCCAGTTAAAGTGCATACCGTCGCCATAGCCGGAAATGCGCGAACCCAATTCGGCAATTTCGCCCCCCGTAACGGTTACGCGGGCCACTTTAGCCGCCTGGTACAACCCTTCCATCAAACGGTCGATCACCGCGGCATCCAGCGCATCCACATCCAGAATGTTGGAAAGATTAACCGGCTCCAGCCCGTTGGCCGCCAGATCGTCCACGACCATGGCCACCAGATCAAAGGCAATGGTGTGGTAAATTTTTGTTCGTTCGGCCAGCTCGATTTTGGTGCCCACGCCGTCGGAAGCCATGCCGATTTTCACCCCGCCCAGGTCCATCACATTGGAAAAAGCGCCGTCCAGACCGGGCAAAGGATTTCCGCTGCCGGCCGATCTGAAATCAAAGGTTTTTTTAGCCCATTCAAAGGCGATCTTAGAACAGCGGTTGCCCAGATCGATATCCAGACCGGATTGTTTGCTTTTATTCATTCCCTTCCCCATTTTACTTTCGCTTTTCGCGCCCTGCTGCAAAGCGCTACCACAGAGGCTGCCTGTAAATCACATGGTTGCGATCGGGCCCGGTAGAAACCAGCCCGATCGGCGTTTGCAGGTAATCTTCAATAAAGCGCACATATTCCCGCGCGTTTTGCGGTAAATCCTGCCATTCGGTCACGCCTTCGATCTCTTGCTCCCAGCCCGGAAACGAACGGTACACAGGTTGGCCGGCCGAATCGTAATCCACCGCGATCTTAATCGTTTCAAAGCCGGAAAGACAGCTCAACTTGCTGAGCGTAATGTAATTAAAGCCGTTGATGATTTGCGCTCGTTTGACCAGTTTTAAATCCAGCCAGCCGCAGCGACGCGGGCGTCCGGTGGTCGCGCCGAATTCGTGTCCTTTTTTCCGCAATTTCTCGCCGGTTTCATCGTTCAGTTCGGTGGGAAACGGACCCTCGCCTACGCGCGTGGTGTAAGCCTTTACCAATCCAATGCGTTTGTCAAATTCCAGAAAAACGCCGCCGCCTGTAAAGGCGCCGCCAATGGTGGTGGAAGAAGACGTCACAAACGGATAGGTACCGTGATCCACATCCAGCATGGCGCCCTGCGCGCCTTCGTACAAAATGTTAGCCTGTTTTTCAAGATAAGTGTGAATTAATTCCACCGTATCGCCAATGAAAGGACGAATGTAGGTTTCGGCTTCTTTCAATTCCTCCACGGCCTGCTCAATGTTTAAAAATGGTTCTTTGTACAAATTTTGAGCGTATTGTTCGTAAAGCTTAGCCTGCTGTTTAAAATGTTCTAAAAACGTGCCGTTGACAATGGCTTCCAGCCGAACGCCTGTGCGTTGAATTTTATCGGTGTAAGCCGGGCCAATGCCTCGACCGGTGGTGCCAATCTTTTTATTTAATACGCGATCCAGGTACTTGTGCACCGGGGTTACCACATGGGCCTGAAAGGAGATCATTAATTTATCCGGCGTTACGTCAATACCCTGCTTTTTTAAGTACTCGATTTCCTGTTTAAAAGTAATGGGATCGACCACGCAGCCATTGCCGATGACATTCATGGCTTTGCCCGAAACGATACCGCCGGGGATGAGGTGCAATACAAACTTTTTGTCGCCCACAATAACGGTGTGTCCGGCATTGGCGCCGCCCTGAAAGCGCACCACCAGGTCGGCATGGCTGGCCAACAAATCAACGATTTTTCCTTTTCCCTCGTCGCCCCACTGGGCGCCCAGAATAATGTAATTTGCCATTAATTGCCCCAATCTATTGCTGTGTAGTCATTTTCGCTTCCCGGCAGGTAGATGTCGTGCGCTTTGCCCTCGCGAATAGACAGAGCTGAAACCACCTCCAGTTCGGCTTTTTCGTGCAACTCCCGAATGTTCGCCGCCCCCACCGACGACATGGCCGCTTTAATTTTAGCCAGGGTTTCTGGCAGGTTGTCGCGCAGTTTGCCGGCGTACTGGACAAATCCCTCCACGCCTTCCACAAAGATCAACTGATGGTAGCGCGCTTCCTTCCATTCGCGGGCGCGGGCCGACCCTTCGCCCCAGTACGGCTTCATCACGCGGTTGTGAATGGTTACTTTTTCGGTGGGCGATTCGTCCATGCGCGCAAAGTACCGCCCCATCATCACATAATCGGCGCCCAGCGCTAGGGCAATGACGATGTCCTTGGAGTTAACAATACCGCCGTCGGCCACAATGGGAATGTACCTGCCGCTTTTTTTAAAATAGCGATCGCGCGCCTCGGCCACTTTAATGATGGCCGTGGCCAGGCCGCGCCCGGTGCCTTTTTGTTCCTGCGTGATGCAAATGGAACCGCTGCCCATACCAACCTTCACAGCGCGTGCGCCGTGTTCAACCAAAAAATCGAATCCATCCTCAGTAATGATGTTGCCGCCCATGACCGGAATGTGAGGGTAATGTTCGCGCACCCATTCCAGCGTTTTTTGCTGAAACACCGAATGGCCGTCGGAGGAATCGATGGCTAAAAAATCCACGCCTGCCTCCACCAGAGCGGGAACGCGCTCCATGTAGTCGTGCGTGTTGATGGCCGCGCTGGCAAAGTAGCGTTTGTGCTCATCGAGAATTTCATGGGGATTGTCCAGATGATTGCGGATATCTTTGCGGAAGACTAAAAACAACAATCGATCCTGTTCGTCCACGATGGGCAAAACCGACTGGTGCGTTTCGCGCAAAAGAGTATTGGCCTGCTTGATATTGTCGATATTCACGCCAACGGTCAGTTCTTTGCGCGGAATCATGCGTTCTTTAACCGTTAAATCGCCATGTGGCTTAACGTCGTAGTCATTTTTGGTGATGATACCTAACAGATGCTTTTGCTCATCCACCACCGGAAAGGTGTTGTAGCCTCGTTGACGCGTCAATTCGTACAAATCGCGAATCAGCATGTCTGGCGAAACGGTTTCCGGGGGCACAAAGCCGGCCTTGTAACGCTTGATCTGGCGGATCATTTCGGCCTGACTTTCGATGGGTTGCGAGCAATAAATGAAGGCCGTGCCGCCTAATTTAGCCAGCTCGATGGCCATTTTAACGCCGGAAACCGACTGCATGGCCGCCGCAACAATCGGTATGTTCAGATAGTACTTGGAATCTTCTTCTTCCTGATAGGCCATGGGCGTTCTTAATGAGATATTGTGAATGAGGGTTTGTTCGGTAGTAAGGCCGGGTAATAAACGAAACTCCATCAGCGTACGCGATGGTTCAAGATGAATTTTTTTCGGCATATTAATCCCCGTTTTTTTATCTTTATCGGTTGCCCGAATTATACAAAAATTAATGGTAATTTTAAAATAAAAATTTTAAGCAAAAATGGGCGGAAAATTTCAAAAAAAATTGCCTGCGAAAAAGAAGGTGAGGGGGGCTACTTCAGGCAATTCCTGCCGCTGCTGGCCAGGGGAAGAGTATAAAAGTCGTTTAGTTGAATGGTTGAATGGTTGAATGGTTGAATAGGAATTGGGCGGCGCAGATCCACCTACACCGTCGATAAAAATTCTCCCCGCCAGATCGTCCTCTTCGCCGAGACTTTTATTCAGGGAGAGAGGGATTGAAGGGGTGACTGTTATTCCGATTCTCACCCCGCCTCCGCGTAATCCAGCGCCTATGGTTCCACGCAGTTTTAATTAAGGTTTTCATCAAGATCGTAGTAGTCTTCAACATCCAGAACGGTTTCGTCGTTAACAGGCAGGAACTTAACCTCGGACAGGTAATTTTCGACTAATGTGAACGGCAGGGTATAGGTTATGGTTTGCTCTAAATGTTCAAAGAATCTCCGGCTAATGTAAATAGGGCGGCCATAACGCCCATGAAACCTGGGGATAACAATATTTTCAGGAAAATGTTGGGCCATGGCGTAAATGGAGCGCAGAGTTTCTGGCTTTATTTTCTGATCCTCCCAAAAAGCCAGGATAAAGCCAAACACTTCATTGGGCAGTTGCTCTACAGCAGAGCGCAAGGCGCCCATTTCTTCCTGTTCAGGATCGGGATTATTGTAGCACGTAAAGGAATCTTCCCCTTCCTTTTTACAGATATAATAAGGATCCTGACCGGCGATCACAATAATAGGATCACAGCCAATTTCCTCAAACCTGGAAATCAACAGATTAAAATGATCCAGCTCTTCTGGCAGTAAAATCGTATGCGGTTCTTCAACCGCCCTTTCCAGATTCTGAGAAATAATAATCGCTGCAATTTTATATTTTGGCATCGTTCCTCTTATTTAAATACCCAATAGAAGAAATTAAATAATCACTAAAAAAATTCAAAATTTTTTAGCATGCTTTTGAACTATTTCAAATTGACTCACGACGCCTGGCCTGCTTACGC
This sequence is a window from Caldithrix abyssi DSM 13497. Protein-coding genes within it:
- the purM gene encoding phosphoribosylformylglycinamidine cyclo-ligase; protein product: MNKSKQSGLDIDLGNRCSKIAFEWAKKTFDFRSAGSGNPLPGLDGAFSNVMDLGGVKIGMASDGVGTKIELAERTKIYHTIAFDLVAMVVDDLAANGLEPVNLSNILDVDALDAAVIDRLMEGLYQAAKVARVTVTGGEIAELGSRISGYGDGMHFNWAATGLAILPTGREVIDGSKVQVGDRIIALKSQGFRSNGFSLLRRIMNEQFGDAWHQAAYGEGKTWGQALLTPSRIYTPLIVDLIKADFEIHGIAHITGGGIGDNLQRVLKINGFGAVLDRLFEPPHFMRKVQELGQVSEAQAYRLWNMGNGMLLVVKAEQAEAVVQFAAKQQYQAQIAGTVQKESAIELKSRGMEPQTLIYHLKEKDS
- a CDS encoding adenylosuccinate synthase, which produces MANYIILGAQWGDEGKGKIVDLLASHADLVVRFQGGANAGHTVIVGDKKFVLHLIPGGIVSGKAMNVIGNGCVVDPITFKQEIEYLKKQGIDVTPDKLMISFQAHVVTPVHKYLDRVLNKKIGTTGRGIGPAYTDKIQRTGVRLEAIVNGTFLEHFKQQAKLYEQYAQNLYKEPFLNIEQAVEELKEAETYIRPFIGDTVELIHTYLEKQANILYEGAQGAMLDVDHGTYPFVTSSSTTIGGAFTGGGVFLEFDKRIGLVKAYTTRVGEGPFPTELNDETGEKLRKKGHEFGATTGRPRRCGWLDLKLVKRAQIINGFNYITLSKLSCLSGFETIKIAVDYDSAGQPVYRSFPGWEQEIEGVTEWQDLPQNAREYVRFIEDYLQTPIGLVSTGPDRNHVIYRQPLW
- a CDS encoding IMP dehydrogenase, translated to MPKKIHLEPSRTLMEFRLLPGLTTEQTLIHNISLRTPMAYQEEEDSKYYLNIPIVAAAMQSVSGVKMAIELAKLGGTAFIYCSQPIESQAEMIRQIKRYKAGFVPPETVSPDMLIRDLYELTRQRGYNTFPVVDEQKHLLGIITKNDYDVKPHGDLTVKERMIPRKELTVGVNIDNIKQANTLLRETHQSVLPIVDEQDRLLFLVFRKDIRNHLDNPHEILDEHKRYFASAAINTHDYMERVPALVEAGVDFLAIDSSDGHSVFQQKTLEWVREHYPHIPVMGGNIITEDGFDFLVEHGARAVKVGMGSGSICITQEQKGTGRGLATAIIKVAEARDRYFKKSGRYIPIVADGGIVNSKDIVIALALGADYVMMGRYFARMDESPTEKVTIHNRVMKPYWGEGSARAREWKEARYHQLIFVEGVEGFVQYAGKLRDNLPETLAKIKAAMSSVGAANIRELHEKAELEVVSALSIREGKAHDIYLPGSENDYTAIDWGN
- a CDS encoding NTP transferase domain-containing protein, which codes for MPKYKIAAIIISQNLERAVEEPHTILLPEELDHFNLLISRFEEIGCDPIIVIAGQDPYYICKKEGEDSFTCYNNPDPEQEEMGALRSAVEQLPNEVFGFILAFWEDQKIKPETLRSIYAMAQHFPENIVIPRFHGRYGRPIYISRRFFEHLEQTITYTLPFTLVENYLSEVKFLPVNDETVLDVEDYYDLDENLN